A region from the Vicia villosa cultivar HV-30 ecotype Madison, WI linkage group LG3, Vvil1.0, whole genome shotgun sequence genome encodes:
- the LOC131657970 gene encoding uncharacterized protein LOC131657970 translates to MEIATHCINNNVDGHIWVEHNVVDTVSKVSVPSGCNPMQENDDSSSSSDDSDIEGNLFDDSEEERAAVENEGYEEEQAAPEVDADYVEVELEKSTEGRRLVGNGKSVAYKRSASKKSKMTEQSPKVKVSVPSKLFGCTSSKIPTNIPRDDVDYCSEELDSSDPDESGDEKNPKYEKFRSELMNKDFKFKLGMEFNSLVEFKDAIREWSVLNGREIRFVKNENYRVRVECKGKCGFLALCSKVGDRHTYQLKTWVGSHSCARVLNNKSANSKWVSKLVVEKRKSMGKVKVSEIMSEMRMKYAVGITKGKAWRAQCLAEEIVEGDATRQYTMLWRYAAELKKQCPGNTIKIDVERPLPTIQPRFDKFYFCLDGCKKGFINGCRPFIGVDGCHLKTKYGGQLLVAVARDPNDQYYPLAFGVVETESKESWRWFLQLLMEDVGVERKYVFISDQQKGLVAVFEEMFEQIEHRICLRHLYANFKKKFGGGAAIRDLLMGAAKATYFQAWEKKMNELKALDKKAWEWLMGVPTRLWCKHSFSFYPKCDVLMNNLSESFNSTILQVRDKPILTMCEWIRNYLMNRIVNNLEKLSKWNHNIMPMPRKRLDKEVSMSGQWLPTWSMGDIWQVHHPFNGKQFIVDLGKKTCSCCFWELVGIPCMHAVSAMSYQSLNPESYVDECYTREAYQKCYEHNVSPINGMDMWPSVDVEDMLPPMFKKGPGRPKKLRFREQDESGSRMRRPGISYRCTKCDQFGHNSRKCKSKEQNPNALKRKRKAPRAKAAPAGNEEDLPAENDEAAPIGNEEAAPTGNEEAAPIGNEEAAPTDTYDDPDIDAAIEAMLQQEELSQVCNPTPSTDVQAATVNLAPASHGQTETTTIAADQPKSTASVAKKKKKKASVHKPKRKRVSERIKILKNSRQISGPGSTSDTPLVLDDADEKWKDIARRMTQ, encoded by the exons ATGGAAATTGCCACACATTGTATCAATAATAACGTCGATGGTCATATATGGGTTGAACACAATGTTGTGGATACCGTAAGCAAGGTTTCTGTGCCATCTGGTTGTAACCCTATGCAAGAAAATGATGACAGCAGTAGCAGCAGTGATGACAGTGATATTGAAGGAAACTTGTTTGATGATAGTGAAGAAGAGAGGGCAGCAGTAGAAAATGAAGGTTACGAGGAAGAACAAGCAGCCCCTGAAGTTGATGCTGATTATGTTGAAGTGGAATTAGAGAAATCCACAGAAGGTAGAAGGCTTGTGGGGAATGGCAAATCAGTTGCTTACAAGAGAAGTGCTAGCAAGAAAAGCAAGATGACTGAACAATCACCCAAAGTCAAGGTATCTGTTCCATCTAAACTGTTTGGTTGTACCTCAAGCAAGATCCCCACTAATATCCCAAGAGATGATGTTGATTATTGTAGTGAGGAGTTGGACAGTTCTGATCCCGATGAAAGTGGTGATGAAAAGAATCCAAAATATGAAAAGTTTAGAAGTGAGTTGATGAATAAAGACTTCAAATTCAAGTTAGGAATGGAATTTAATTCTTTGGTGGAGTTCAAAGATGCTATTAGGGAATGGTCTGTTCTTAATGGAAGAGAGATAAGgtttgtaaaaaatgaaaactATAGGGTTAGGGTGGAGTGTAAGGGCAAATGTGGTTTTTTGGCTTTGTGTAGTAAAGTTGGTGACAGACACACTTACCAACTAAAAACATGGGTGGGGTCACATAGTTGTGCTAGGGTTTTAAATAACAAATCAGCCAACTCAAAGTGGGTATCAAAGCTAGTGGTGGAAAAAAGGAAGTCCATGGGAAAGGTAAAAGTGTCTGAAATAATGTCTGAAATGAGAATGAAATATGCTGTGGGTATCACTAAAGGCAAAGCATGGAGAGCACAATGCTTGGCTGAAGAAATAGTTGAAGGAGATGCAACTAGGCAATACACTATGTTATGGAGGTATGCAGCAGAGCTTAAAAAACAATGTCCTGGGAATACTATCAAGATTGATGTGGAGAGGCCTCTGCCTACTATTCAACCAAGATTTGATAAGTTTTACTTTTGCTTGGATGGATGCAAGAAGGGATTCATTAATGGCTGTAGGCCGTTCATTGGTGTGGATGGATGCCATCTTAAAACAAAGTATGGAGGTCAACTCTTAGTAGCTGTGGCTAGAGATCCAAATGACCAGTATTATCCATTGGCTTTTGGagttgtagagactgaatcaaaAGAAAGCTGGAGGTGGTTCCTGCAATTACTTATGGAAGATGTTGGTGTAGAGAGGAAATATGTGTTTATATCAGATCAACAAAAG GGACTTGTAGCAGTGTTTGAAGAAATGTTTGAGCAGATTGAGCATAGAATTTGTCTTAGACATCTCTAtgcaaattttaagaaaaagtttGGTGGTGGTGCAGCAATTAGGGATCTCTTAATGGGAGCTGCTAAAGCAACATATTTTCAAGCTTGGGAGAAAAAGATGAATGAGTTGAAGGCCCTTGACAAGAAGGCATGGGAATGGCTTATGGGTGTTCCAACCAGATTGTGGTGTAAgcattctttctctttttatccAAAGTGTGATGTATTGATGAACAATTTAAGTGAGTCATTTAACAGTACAATCTTGCAAGTTAGGGACAAACCTATCCTCACAATGTGTGAGTGGATTAGAAACTACTTGATGAATAGGATTGTTAATAATTTAGAAAAGCTAAGCAAGTGGAATCACAATATTATGCCAATGCCTAGGAAGAGGCTAGACAAGGAAGTCTCAATGAGTGGTCAATGGCTCCCTACTTGGAGTATGGGTGACATCTGGCAGGTGCATCACCCATTCAATGGTAAACAGTTTATAGTTGATCTTGGGAAAAAAACATGTTCATGTTGTTTTTGGGAACTAGTGGGTATACCATGTATGCATGCTGTCTCTGCCATGAGTTATCAAAGTTTGAATCCAGAGTCATATGTAGATGAGTGCTATACTAGAGAGGCATATCAAAAGTGTTATGAACATAATGTGAGCCCCATCAATGGGATGGACATGTGGCCATCAGTAGATGTGGAAGATATGCTGCCACCTATGTTTAAGAAAGGACCTGGTAGGCCAAAGAAGTTAAGGTTTAGGGAACAAGATGAGTCTGGTTCAAGAATGAGAAGGCCTGGTATTTCATATAGATGCACAAAGTGTGATCAGTTTGGGCATAACTCAAGGAAATGCAAAAGcaaggaacaaaaccctaatgcaCTAAAGAGAAAG AGAAAGGCACCAAGAGCCAAAGCTGCACCTGCTGGAAATGAGGAAGATCTCCCTGCTGAAAATGATGAAGCTGCACCTATTGGAAATGAGGAAGCTGCACCTACTGGAAATGAGGAGGCTGCACCTATTGGAAATGAGGAAGCTGCACCTACTGATACTTATGATGATCCTGACATAGATGCTGCAATTGAAGCTATGCTGCAACAAGAAGAATTATCACAAGTCTGCAATCCCACACCCTCTACAGATGTTCAAGCTGCAACAGTCAATCTTGCTCCTGCATCACATGGTCAAACTGAAACAACAACCATAGCAGCTGATCAACCTAAGTCTACTGCATCTGttgcaaaaaaaaagaagaaaaaagcatCTGTTCACAAGCCTAAGAGGAAGAGGGTTAGTGAAAGGATTAAGATTTTGAAGAATTCAAGGCAAATTAGTGGGCCAGGCTCAACTTCAGATACACCATTGGTACTTGATGATGCAGATGAAAAATGGAAGGACATTGCAAGAAGAATGACTCAGTAG
- the LOC131661213 gene encoding uncharacterized protein LOC131661213 isoform X1: protein MEDAIDGAASLDYASIKIFPNQNRYEAYVCKGSQFEKVAAGHLEHLLPHLPEINNLHSKGFDAKFDLKLPRDLPGAEWFSKATVKRFLHVVGSPDSINVMNTIMDEMSQLEDSKKFHVSLYGKDCQDHLGSGERDGSRNSNGEASTSIAEVSTVSSDASKNELLRAMDLRLTALSNKLAETFNKAADAKCSPKDMAHLVNFSHRFGATNLEHLLCKFIELNQISQNVGLLNNETTMPTCDVTHVPHNDVSKKFKDLQISKPSTSDAPIKYGVSPAKVAQVERDSSTGSEESSDSSDEDQVSAERSRSLQRSVTPRRSASPMRRVQIGKSGPRRAAALTIKSLNFFPARSYRDAAENGFEGEESEQPFKKPEIDVRRITVQDAISLFESKQRDQAEDIQKKKSLTDVSLSTNKSVLRRWSSGMGETSVQGLQDPVSQDHVPLTSNDAICDETSKNSEVEVVSDFISESHNTPDSDVKPERQENVDSYTVDNLEETSPIAREETIKKLAASAEWNQRKQAEFNQILKKMVESKPVFFGKPQPRKNQNTSSERRGQSYDHYKEKRDAKLRGEKVVKRVGKEAPIHEMKQLVNKKKAEMSKNVNATKTSSTRLLQKPLRNSPQPANSPKETTPKPTVAKKASAKSSSMPATRKSWSATPSPKTTGTFPSIGRGGTSSASSTPTRRKPVLTTSVPLPSPQREKSQPQSRNEKEIQPSNARNLKSTNEKRQTGIPNKSNAIKSNKSSAIKSKVTSDSGESVPSKTSLGNKGTKKSTVVPLESKPFLRKGSRLGNGTSDPNKNKSPSPKLDKSHRDGEDRIEDQENELVVNASDSASRHSDRDTVTPSHQNAATESDPQNQINNHLLCGETENSDRDPSTRDVLTYIEESSLNVRNEEESTISPSAWVETEEDLELPKPCEDNTFQPASLANAAPAGSTSPRVRHSLSQMLQEEISEPDIGEWGNAENPPTMLYQKDAPKGLKRLLKFARKSKGDTSSTGWSSPSVFSEGEDDAEDFKNSNKRSADNLLRKAALNVKSYDYLARDDGKGSHKMQGGRDSGAGPATRGSRSFFSLSAFRGTKP, encoded by the exons ATGGAGGATGCAATTGATGGTGCTGCATCTTTGGATTATGCTTCAATTAAGATTTTCCCGAATCAAAACAG GTATGAGGCATATGTCTGCAAGGGGAGTCAATTTGAAAAAGTGGCAGCTGGGCATTTGGAACATCTATTGCCACATTTACCTGAAATAAATAATTTGCATTCTAAAGGATTTGATGCAAAATTTGATCTTAAATTACCAAGAGATCTGCCTGGTGCTGAATGGTTTTCAAAAGCAACTGTTAAAAG GTTCCTGCATGTTGTTGGTTCACCAGATTCAATAAATGTCATGAATACCATCATGGATGAGATGTCTCAGTTGGAGGATTCAAAAAAATTCCATGTTTCTTTATACGGGAAG GACTGTCAGGATCATCTTGGAAGCGGTGAAAGAG ATGGTAGTCGCAACTCGAACGGTGAAGCGTCAACCTCCATA GCTGAAGTTAGCACCGTGTCATCCGATGCTTCAAA GAATGAACTCTTACGAGCAATGGATCTACGACTCACAGCTTTGAGCAACAAGTTAGCTGAAACTTTTAACAAGGCTGCAGATGCTAAATGCTCCCCTAAAGATATGGCGCATTTGGTGAATTTCTCCCATCGTTTTGGTGCCACTAATTTAGA GCATTTGTTGTGCAAGTTTATAGAACTGAATCAAATAAGCCAGAATGTTGGTCTCCTGAACAATGAAACTACCATGCCCACGTGTGATGTAACTCATGTGCCGCATAATGATGTAAGCAAGAAGTTTAAAGACCTGCAGATATCTAAACCTTCAACTTCAGATGCACCCATTAAGTACGGTGTTTCACCAGCTAAAGTTGCTCAAGTTGAGAGAGACAGTTCAACAGGAAGTGAGGAATCTTCTGACTCTAGCGATGAGGACCAAGTATCTGCTGAGAGAAGTCGTTCCCTACAACGATCTGTAACACCCAGAAGGTCAGCATCCCCAATGCGAAGGGTACAAATAGGAAAGTCCGGGCCCCGCAGAGCAGCTGCATTAACTATTAAGAGTCTCAATTTTTTCCCTGCTAGATCTTATAGAGACGCTGCTGAAAATGGTTTTGAAGGGGAAGAATCAGAACAGCCTTTTAAGAAGCCAGAAATTGATGTAAGGAGAATAACTGTGCAAGATGCCATCAGTCTTTTTGAAAGTAAACAGAGGGATCAAGCTGAAGATATTCAAAAGAAGAAGTCATTAACAGATGTGTCTCTTAGTACAAATAAATCTGTCTTGAGAAGATGGAGCTCAGGTATGGGGGAAACCTCTGTTCAAGGCCTGCAAGATCCTGTTTCCCAAGATCATGTTCCATTGACGTCAAACGATGCGATATGTGATGAGACTTCTAAGAATTCTGAAGTAGAAGTGGTGTCTGATTTTATTTCTGAAAGTCACAATACCCCTGACTCTGATGTAAAACCTGAAAGACAGGAAAACGTAGATTCTTATACTGTAGATAATCTAGAAGAAACCAGTCCCATAGCTAGAGAGGAAACAATAAAAAAGTTGGCAGCCTCGGCAGAATGGAATCAACGAAAACAAGCAGAGTTCAACCAGATTCTTAAGAAAATGGTTGAAAGTAAGCCTGTTTTTTTTGGAAAGCCCCAGCCTAGAAAAAACCAGAACACTTCATCTGAGCGGAGAGGGCAGTCTTATGATCATTATAAGGAGAAAAGAGATGCAAAACTCCGAGGAGAGAAGGTTGTAAAGCGAGTAGGAAAAGAAGCACCGATTCACGAAATGAAGCAATTAGTGAATAAGAAAAAGGCTGAAATGTCCAAAAATGTGAATGCAACTAAAACAAGCTCTACAAGGTTACTTCAAAAACCTCTTAGAAATTCACCTCAGCCCGCAAATTCCCCAAAGGAAACAACCCCTAAGCCCACAGTTGCGAAAAAAGCGTCAGCTAAATCATCATCAATGCCTGCTACCCGTAAGTCTTGGTCAGCAACACCCTCACCTAAGACTACTGGGACATTCCCTTCTATAGGTCGTGGAGGGACTTCATCTGCTAGCAGCACCCCAACACGTCGGAAGCCGGTGTTAACAACATCTGTTCCCCTACCAAGCCCACAAAGGGAAAAATCTCAGCCGCAAAGCCGAAATGAGAAAGAAATTCAGCCAAGTAATGCCAGGAATCTCAAAAGCACGAATGAGAAGCGGCAGACAGGTATCCCAAACAAGAGCAATGCTATCAAATCAAACAAGAGCAGTGCAATCAAATCAAAAGTGACATCAGATTCTGGAGAAAGTGTTCCTTCCAAGACTAGCTTAGGTAACAAGGGGACCAAGAAAAGCACTGTAGTTCCATTGGAATCAAAACCATTTCTACGCAAGGGTTCTCGATTGGGGAATGGTACTAGCGATCCTAACAAGAATAAAAGTCCTTCTCCTAAGCTTGACAAATCTCACAGAGATGGTGAAGACCGTATTGAAGATCAAGAAAATGAGTTGGTTGTCAATGCTTCTGACTCGGCAAGTCGGCATTCAGACAGGGACACTGTGACACCTAGTCATCAAAATGCTGCTACAGAATCTGACCCTCAGAATCAGATAAATAACCATTTGCTATGTGGTGAGACAGAAAACTCAGACCGAGATCCTAGTACTAGGGATGTCTTAACATATATAGAAGAATCTTCCTTGAATGTACGGAATGAAGAAGAATCAACCATATCACCTTCAGCCTGGGTAGAGACAGAAGAGGATCTGGAGCTGCCCAAGCCATGTGAGGATAACACATTTCAACCTGCATCTCTGGCCAATGCTGCACCAGCAGGATCAACTAGTCCTCGTGTTCGCCATTCTCTATCACAGATGCTTCAAGAAGAAATCAGCGAACCTGACATTGGTGAGTGGGGAAATGCTGAGAATCCTCCTACCATGCTTTACCAAAAAGATGCACCCAAAGGTCTGAAAAGACTTTTGAAATTTGCTCGGAAGAGCAAAGGTGATACAAGTTCTACAGGCTGGTCTAGTCCATCTGTTTTTTCTGAAGGAGAAGATGATGCTGAGGATTTTAAAAATTCTAATAAAAGGAGTGCTGACAATCTACTGAGAAAGGCTGCTCTCAATGTAAAAAGCTATGACTATTTAG CAAGAGATGATGGCAAGGGTTCTCACAAGATGCAAGGTGGCCGTGATTCAGGTGCTGGTCCAGCCACAAGAG GATCAAGGTCATTCTTTTCACTTTCAGCTTTTAGGGGAACCAAGCCCTGA
- the LOC131661213 gene encoding uncharacterized protein LOC131661213 isoform X2 translates to MDLRLTALSNKLAETFNKAADAKCSPKDMAHLVNFSHRFGATNLEHLLCKFIELNQISQNVGLLNNETTMPTCDVTHVPHNDVSKKFKDLQISKPSTSDAPIKYGVSPAKVAQVERDSSTGSEESSDSSDEDQVSAERSRSLQRSVTPRRSASPMRRVQIGKSGPRRAAALTIKSLNFFPARSYRDAAENGFEGEESEQPFKKPEIDVRRITVQDAISLFESKQRDQAEDIQKKKSLTDVSLSTNKSVLRRWSSGMGETSVQGLQDPVSQDHVPLTSNDAICDETSKNSEVEVVSDFISESHNTPDSDVKPERQENVDSYTVDNLEETSPIAREETIKKLAASAEWNQRKQAEFNQILKKMVESKPVFFGKPQPRKNQNTSSERRGQSYDHYKEKRDAKLRGEKVVKRVGKEAPIHEMKQLVNKKKAEMSKNVNATKTSSTRLLQKPLRNSPQPANSPKETTPKPTVAKKASAKSSSMPATRKSWSATPSPKTTGTFPSIGRGGTSSASSTPTRRKPVLTTSVPLPSPQREKSQPQSRNEKEIQPSNARNLKSTNEKRQTGIPNKSNAIKSNKSSAIKSKVTSDSGESVPSKTSLGNKGTKKSTVVPLESKPFLRKGSRLGNGTSDPNKNKSPSPKLDKSHRDGEDRIEDQENELVVNASDSASRHSDRDTVTPSHQNAATESDPQNQINNHLLCGETENSDRDPSTRDVLTYIEESSLNVRNEEESTISPSAWVETEEDLELPKPCEDNTFQPASLANAAPAGSTSPRVRHSLSQMLQEEISEPDIGEWGNAENPPTMLYQKDAPKGLKRLLKFARKSKGDTSSTGWSSPSVFSEGEDDAEDFKNSNKRSADNLLRKAALNVKSYDYLARDDGKGSHKMQGGRDSGAGPATRGSRSFFSLSAFRGTKP, encoded by the exons ATGGATCTACGACTCACAGCTTTGAGCAACAAGTTAGCTGAAACTTTTAACAAGGCTGCAGATGCTAAATGCTCCCCTAAAGATATGGCGCATTTGGTGAATTTCTCCCATCGTTTTGGTGCCACTAATTTAGA GCATTTGTTGTGCAAGTTTATAGAACTGAATCAAATAAGCCAGAATGTTGGTCTCCTGAACAATGAAACTACCATGCCCACGTGTGATGTAACTCATGTGCCGCATAATGATGTAAGCAAGAAGTTTAAAGACCTGCAGATATCTAAACCTTCAACTTCAGATGCACCCATTAAGTACGGTGTTTCACCAGCTAAAGTTGCTCAAGTTGAGAGAGACAGTTCAACAGGAAGTGAGGAATCTTCTGACTCTAGCGATGAGGACCAAGTATCTGCTGAGAGAAGTCGTTCCCTACAACGATCTGTAACACCCAGAAGGTCAGCATCCCCAATGCGAAGGGTACAAATAGGAAAGTCCGGGCCCCGCAGAGCAGCTGCATTAACTATTAAGAGTCTCAATTTTTTCCCTGCTAGATCTTATAGAGACGCTGCTGAAAATGGTTTTGAAGGGGAAGAATCAGAACAGCCTTTTAAGAAGCCAGAAATTGATGTAAGGAGAATAACTGTGCAAGATGCCATCAGTCTTTTTGAAAGTAAACAGAGGGATCAAGCTGAAGATATTCAAAAGAAGAAGTCATTAACAGATGTGTCTCTTAGTACAAATAAATCTGTCTTGAGAAGATGGAGCTCAGGTATGGGGGAAACCTCTGTTCAAGGCCTGCAAGATCCTGTTTCCCAAGATCATGTTCCATTGACGTCAAACGATGCGATATGTGATGAGACTTCTAAGAATTCTGAAGTAGAAGTGGTGTCTGATTTTATTTCTGAAAGTCACAATACCCCTGACTCTGATGTAAAACCTGAAAGACAGGAAAACGTAGATTCTTATACTGTAGATAATCTAGAAGAAACCAGTCCCATAGCTAGAGAGGAAACAATAAAAAAGTTGGCAGCCTCGGCAGAATGGAATCAACGAAAACAAGCAGAGTTCAACCAGATTCTTAAGAAAATGGTTGAAAGTAAGCCTGTTTTTTTTGGAAAGCCCCAGCCTAGAAAAAACCAGAACACTTCATCTGAGCGGAGAGGGCAGTCTTATGATCATTATAAGGAGAAAAGAGATGCAAAACTCCGAGGAGAGAAGGTTGTAAAGCGAGTAGGAAAAGAAGCACCGATTCACGAAATGAAGCAATTAGTGAATAAGAAAAAGGCTGAAATGTCCAAAAATGTGAATGCAACTAAAACAAGCTCTACAAGGTTACTTCAAAAACCTCTTAGAAATTCACCTCAGCCCGCAAATTCCCCAAAGGAAACAACCCCTAAGCCCACAGTTGCGAAAAAAGCGTCAGCTAAATCATCATCAATGCCTGCTACCCGTAAGTCTTGGTCAGCAACACCCTCACCTAAGACTACTGGGACATTCCCTTCTATAGGTCGTGGAGGGACTTCATCTGCTAGCAGCACCCCAACACGTCGGAAGCCGGTGTTAACAACATCTGTTCCCCTACCAAGCCCACAAAGGGAAAAATCTCAGCCGCAAAGCCGAAATGAGAAAGAAATTCAGCCAAGTAATGCCAGGAATCTCAAAAGCACGAATGAGAAGCGGCAGACAGGTATCCCAAACAAGAGCAATGCTATCAAATCAAACAAGAGCAGTGCAATCAAATCAAAAGTGACATCAGATTCTGGAGAAAGTGTTCCTTCCAAGACTAGCTTAGGTAACAAGGGGACCAAGAAAAGCACTGTAGTTCCATTGGAATCAAAACCATTTCTACGCAAGGGTTCTCGATTGGGGAATGGTACTAGCGATCCTAACAAGAATAAAAGTCCTTCTCCTAAGCTTGACAAATCTCACAGAGATGGTGAAGACCGTATTGAAGATCAAGAAAATGAGTTGGTTGTCAATGCTTCTGACTCGGCAAGTCGGCATTCAGACAGGGACACTGTGACACCTAGTCATCAAAATGCTGCTACAGAATCTGACCCTCAGAATCAGATAAATAACCATTTGCTATGTGGTGAGACAGAAAACTCAGACCGAGATCCTAGTACTAGGGATGTCTTAACATATATAGAAGAATCTTCCTTGAATGTACGGAATGAAGAAGAATCAACCATATCACCTTCAGCCTGGGTAGAGACAGAAGAGGATCTGGAGCTGCCCAAGCCATGTGAGGATAACACATTTCAACCTGCATCTCTGGCCAATGCTGCACCAGCAGGATCAACTAGTCCTCGTGTTCGCCATTCTCTATCACAGATGCTTCAAGAAGAAATCAGCGAACCTGACATTGGTGAGTGGGGAAATGCTGAGAATCCTCCTACCATGCTTTACCAAAAAGATGCACCCAAAGGTCTGAAAAGACTTTTGAAATTTGCTCGGAAGAGCAAAGGTGATACAAGTTCTACAGGCTGGTCTAGTCCATCTGTTTTTTCTGAAGGAGAAGATGATGCTGAGGATTTTAAAAATTCTAATAAAAGGAGTGCTGACAATCTACTGAGAAAGGCTGCTCTCAATGTAAAAAGCTATGACTATTTAG CAAGAGATGATGGCAAGGGTTCTCACAAGATGCAAGGTGGCCGTGATTCAGGTGCTGGTCCAGCCACAAGAG GATCAAGGTCATTCTTTTCACTTTCAGCTTTTAGGGGAACCAAGCCCTGA